The proteins below come from a single Tachypleus tridentatus isolate NWPU-2018 chromosome 13, ASM421037v1, whole genome shotgun sequence genomic window:
- the LOC143239840 gene encoding serine/arginine-rich splicing factor 7-like, translated as MSGRYRDSAPLDCKVYVGELGNNGSKHELEEAFGYYGPLRSVWVARNPPGFAFVEFEDPRDARDATRALDGKSLCGRRVRVEMSNGKSRHSQYRGPYSRSFNPEDRCYDCGERGHYARDCRKVSRRYRSRSRSRRTRSRSHSRGRSVSLSRSRSRSRSPVAKPSRSRSGSRKRSVSRSRSGSRNRSSRSKVVKDSSERSPSKSPVNEKNDSCDN; from the exons ATGTCAGGGAGATACAGAGATAGTGCCCCATTAGATTGTAAAGTGTATGTTGGTGAACTTGGAAATAATGGGTCAAAGCATGAGTTGGAAGAAGCTTTTGGATATTATGGTCCTTTGAGAAGCGTTTGGGTGGCAAGAAATCCTCCTGGATTTGCCTTTGTAGAATTTGAAGATCCAAGAGATGCAAGAGATGCCACTCGAGCTTTGGATGGAAA GTCACTTTGTGGACGCCGAGTCAGAGTTGAGATGTCTAATGGTAAATCTAGACACAGTCAATATAGAGGACCTTATTCAAGATCTTTCAATCCAGAAGATCGTTGCTATGATTGTGGAGAGCGTGGCCATTATGCTAGAGATTGCCGTAAAGTAAGCAGACGGTATAGATCCAG gTCTCGTTCTCGCCGTACACGTTCTAGAAGCCACTCACGTGGTCGTTCAGTAAGCCTCAGTCGATCTAGATCACGGAGCAGAAGTCCAGTAGCCAAACCCAGCAGAAGTCGTAGTGGTAGCAGAAAACGTAGTGTATCCAGAAGTAGATCTGGCTCACGTAACCG TTCCAGTCGATCAAAAGTCGTCAAGGATTCGTCTGAGAGATCACCATCCAAATCTCCTGTCAATGAGAAAAATGACAGTTGTGATAACTAG